Proteins encoded by one window of Corynebacterium amycolatum:
- a CDS encoding TOMM precursor leader peptide-binding protein, with protein MGEYRDTSRGRDGTAGVIGSDAPAAQTLAAPTTDYALRPEIPIIMRPGARIQFGVEPERSMILPLSDGTPPGPVFSALLAAHRGSTLSEAFADSHDKLSPQFITALISDLHRAALVQKPPTRRRITLIGRDSLRTGLLKELRRTGCGSWTKAMSPTRNATLKISQSTPEDIGLAVVTGMEVPSMPLVRALFHRGIEHLHTHFRDGALILGPLVQPGQGPCSMCFEAYRRDRDPVRALIALQLRTFTPVTAPEWLNTAVPLLVGQLRRPDLSDLCATEVRIDLESLDITRTTVAPHPQCPVCGHGNSQMQFM; from the coding sequence ATGGGGGAATACAGGGATACGTCTCGGGGGCGGGATGGTACGGCTGGCGTAATAGGTTCGGACGCACCCGCAGCACAAACGCTTGCCGCGCCTACCACGGACTACGCGCTGCGCCCGGAGATACCGATTATCATGCGCCCAGGCGCGCGGATTCAGTTCGGCGTGGAACCGGAGCGCAGCATGATTCTGCCGCTTTCCGACGGCACCCCGCCGGGGCCTGTCTTCTCGGCACTTCTTGCAGCTCATAGAGGTAGCACCTTAAGCGAGGCCTTTGCTGACAGTCACGACAAACTGTCACCGCAGTTCATTACAGCACTTATCTCCGACCTTCACCGAGCAGCACTGGTCCAAAAACCACCGACACGACGGAGGATTACGCTGATCGGTCGGGACAGTTTGCGCACTGGACTTTTAAAAGAGCTTCGTCGCACGGGTTGCGGTAGTTGGACGAAGGCAATGTCGCCCACTCGCAATGCGACGCTGAAAATATCTCAATCCACGCCGGAAGACATCGGGCTCGCGGTGGTCACGGGCATGGAAGTACCGAGCATGCCCTTGGTTCGCGCTCTGTTTCATCGTGGAATTGAGCATCTGCACACGCATTTCCGCGATGGAGCACTGATTCTTGGGCCGCTTGTTCAGCCAGGTCAAGGGCCCTGCTCGATGTGTTTCGAAGCTTATCGACGAGACCGCGACCCCGTCCGGGCACTGATTGCGCTGCAGCTTCGCACTTTTACGCCCGTGACCGCACCGGAATGGCTGAACACAGCGGTGCCGCTGTTGGTTGGGCAGCTGCGGCGACCGGACCTCTCAGATCTATGTGCGACAGAGGTGCGCATAGATCTGGAAAGCCTCGATATCACCCGCACTACGGTTGCTCCCCACCCGCAGTGCCCAGTGTGTGGTCATGGCAACTCGCAGATGCAGTTCATGTAA
- a CDS encoding potassium channel family protein: MRNPIRKSSGYETGLNDLPGHALLGVIGLPESAPKNPWRLIIRRLNYAVFLLLIASVVVYYDHDGYTEPLTFIDAVYYSAVSLSTTGYGDITPVTQRARLLNILIITPLRVAFLALLVGTTLTVLTQESRKTLQIQRWRRQLRNHTVVIGYGTKGRSAIAALLADGVDPAEIVVIDTDKEALDHASNQGLATVHGSATKSDVLKLAGIQRARSIVVAPNKDDTAVLVTLSVRELAPGASIVASVRESENRHLLTQSGADQVVISSETAGRMLGLATVTPSVVEMMEDLLSPDEGFSVAERLVTEEEIGASPRHLADIALGVVRSGELYRIDSPECESVEPGDRLLYVRRVYSNDE; encoded by the coding sequence TTGCGTAATCCAATTCGGAAATCTTCGGGATACGAAACCGGGCTCAATGATCTTCCCGGGCATGCACTGCTGGGAGTCATTGGTCTGCCTGAGTCCGCGCCGAAGAATCCTTGGCGGCTAATCATACGTCGTTTGAACTACGCCGTGTTTTTGCTGCTGATTGCATCCGTCGTGGTCTACTACGATCACGACGGATACACGGAGCCTCTCACCTTCATCGATGCGGTGTATTACTCGGCTGTCAGCCTGTCGACGACGGGCTACGGTGACATCACGCCGGTCACACAGAGGGCTCGATTACTCAATATTTTGATCATTACGCCACTGCGTGTGGCCTTCCTTGCTCTCTTGGTCGGTACTACTCTGACCGTTTTGACCCAAGAGTCTCGGAAAACCCTGCAAATTCAGCGCTGGAGGAGACAGTTGCGCAACCACACCGTCGTTATCGGATACGGCACCAAGGGTCGTTCTGCCATTGCAGCTCTTCTCGCGGACGGCGTAGATCCGGCAGAAATCGTTGTTATTGATACGGACAAGGAAGCACTCGACCACGCTTCGAATCAAGGCTTGGCGACGGTGCATGGGTCGGCTACTAAATCTGATGTGCTGAAGTTAGCTGGTATTCAGCGTGCCCGCTCTATAGTCGTTGCACCGAACAAAGATGACACAGCGGTGCTGGTCACGTTGTCTGTCCGCGAGTTGGCACCGGGTGCCTCAATTGTGGCTTCAGTGCGTGAATCAGAAAACCGCCACTTGTTGACGCAGTCAGGTGCAGACCAAGTGGTCATTTCTTCTGAAACCGCCGGCCGAATGCTGGGGCTGGCCACGGTGACTCCTTCGGTGGTGGAGATGATGGAAGACCTCCTGAGCCCGGATGAAGGATTCTCTGTTGCAGAGAGGCTCGTCACCGAAGAGGAAATCGGTGCCAGCCCACGGCACCTCGCGGATATTGCACTCGGTGTGGTGCGCTCGGGTGAGCTGTACCGAATTGATTCACCGGAGTGTGAATCGGTGGAGCCAGGCGACCGGCTGCTGTACGTCCGCCGTGTCTACAGCAATGACGAATAG
- a CDS encoding YgjP-like metallopeptidase domain-containing protein — protein MSTKRPEYGPDVEVRRSKRRRRTVSARAEGNRIIVMVPDDLSAAAEKQQVNEIVARVRKKVGSNLDNSELERRARLLSRTVLEDRPRFESIKWVKNMSRRWASVTGGVDSPGRIRISHRLADVPGYVLDDVIVHELVHTFVDGGHTEEFWYWAAKAPYHERARGYLEAYQRWGTQS, from the coding sequence ATGAGCACCAAGCGACCTGAGTACGGCCCGGATGTTGAGGTTCGGCGCTCGAAGCGCCGCCGCCGTACTGTGTCCGCCCGCGCGGAGGGAAACCGAATCATTGTCATGGTTCCGGACGACCTCAGCGCCGCTGCGGAAAAACAGCAGGTCAATGAAATTGTGGCGCGAGTGCGGAAGAAAGTTGGCAGCAACCTGGATAATTCCGAGCTGGAGCGCCGCGCACGGCTGCTCTCGCGTACGGTGCTGGAAGATCGCCCGCGGTTTGAGTCAATCAAATGGGTCAAGAACATGTCGCGCAGGTGGGCATCGGTCACCGGCGGCGTCGATAGTCCGGGACGTATTCGCATTTCGCACAGGCTTGCCGACGTCCCGGGGTACGTCCTCGACGATGTCATTGTGCACGAACTGGTGCACACTTTCGTCGACGGGGGTCATACCGAAGAGTTCTGGTATTGGGCGGCAAAAGCCCCGTACCACGAACGGGCACGGGGCTATTTAGAGGCGTATCAGCGCTGGGGAACCCAGAGCTAA
- a CDS encoding ATP-dependent helicase, whose amino-acid sequence MSEERTIIDPVILSEMMGQDFPPTPQQAAVIGAPMEPMLVVAGAGAGKTATMASRVVWLVANGFIRPEEVLGLTFTRKAARELGVRIRQQLNALASSAAFRAQASPKVLASLEVIAPTTLTYDAYASEVVSNYGLLLPTEPGVTIMDGATQWQLAWETARNVKEIDVDIAPSTLASRIIELGANIDSNLSSPQAIREETEAFISNIEQTPQKGKREGLIGDLQGIVDKQRERLEILPLVEQVRARCNEENVATFGMQMARAARLATDFAEVGEEERRRFKIIMLDEYQDTSHTQRLFLRALFSGGCVTAVGDPMQAIYGWRGATAENLVQFVNDFPRSDGKPAEKKQLTISWRNPQSVLQLANAVSDRAFAGQARTVEALDAGPKAGQGEVQLAFTATGEEEVAYIADCMEAQLRECEAAGNKLDAAILVRTNAESAVYLDALSERGVPAIIVGLAGLLHLPEVMDITSVMKILVDPSSDQDALRLLLSPQVNLGAADVEALRTRVDQLAMAGKDELARKKGNLEETSDSSPLSQLARQYDKLVEDAEAASSAVGLGHAIADPDIRFYDGTPLARGSVGKNGRLVCSESLNYTDEAMARIAQLGASLRKLRRFSLNKPLPELVEDIATEFGIRVEAAAGQYGSATAITRPTTAHLDRFVDIAATYSQNISDDVTGFLNYLEFAVEHDDGLERAPMNMPENCVQIMTMHKSKGLEWETVAVPGITTSKFDRVDLSSWLTNSVQLPPGAITQVDPLTASAETTGDATQLAAGDWAPVADSVDSNAPELDISGADNQTDLNKVIKAYKEELREVEREEKQRLFYVAMTRSAKKLIVTASRRPNPSLKKPTDVSADFAAIATQFSDYVVSWTDGEDPEVEDTEVDLDCDTAVDGVVWPVDTLGNRRDSVQRAAESVMRYMGEDQDERPIAGDLSEVWETETTILVDEIRRAKAAEIHLPMPTSMSTSEYQAMIADPVAFARRKARPVPFKPNRFARRGTAFHAWLENRFGAHSLLDDEDLFGNQLDDFLGTEQVASERELEKLKANFEASEWADRTPVHVEVPFEIAIGQRRVVGRIDAVFKDNGKWSVIDWKTGQMPRGKEREVAALQLAIYRLAWSDRLREMGVETAPEDIEAGFFYVSAGRTLIPDEALLPSRIELDRKMRELIG is encoded by the coding sequence ATGTCGGAGGAACGAACCATCATTGATCCCGTCATCCTGTCGGAGATGATGGGCCAGGACTTTCCGCCCACCCCGCAACAAGCGGCGGTAATCGGTGCACCGATGGAACCAATGCTTGTTGTCGCCGGTGCCGGTGCTGGTAAAACAGCGACAATGGCTTCCCGTGTCGTGTGGTTGGTCGCCAATGGCTTTATCCGCCCAGAAGAAGTTCTAGGTTTGACCTTCACCAGGAAGGCAGCGCGCGAGCTCGGCGTCCGTATCCGACAACAGCTCAATGCGCTTGCTTCCTCTGCCGCATTTCGTGCACAGGCTTCACCAAAGGTACTAGCAAGCCTCGAGGTCATTGCCCCAACCACGCTTACTTACGATGCCTATGCCTCTGAAGTCGTTAGCAATTATGGTCTTTTGCTGCCGACGGAGCCGGGGGTCACCATTATGGATGGCGCGACGCAGTGGCAGTTGGCCTGGGAAACCGCTCGTAATGTGAAGGAAATTGATGTCGATATTGCGCCATCGACTCTGGCCAGTCGCATTATTGAGCTGGGGGCGAACATCGACTCAAACCTTTCTTCACCGCAGGCGATTCGCGAGGAAACCGAAGCATTCATCAGCAATATTGAGCAGACCCCGCAGAAGGGTAAACGCGAGGGGCTAATTGGCGATCTACAGGGCATCGTCGATAAGCAGCGAGAGAGATTAGAGATTTTGCCGCTGGTAGAACAGGTTCGAGCTCGGTGCAATGAAGAAAATGTCGCCACTTTCGGTATGCAGATGGCTCGTGCGGCCCGACTAGCCACCGACTTCGCGGAAGTCGGAGAGGAGGAGCGGCGTCGCTTTAAGATCATCATGCTCGACGAGTACCAGGACACGTCGCACACACAGCGGCTGTTCCTGCGTGCGCTGTTCTCCGGTGGTTGTGTCACCGCTGTCGGCGATCCGATGCAGGCAATTTATGGCTGGCGAGGAGCAACTGCCGAAAACCTTGTGCAGTTTGTCAATGATTTTCCGCGGTCGGATGGGAAGCCAGCGGAGAAAAAGCAACTGACCATTTCTTGGCGAAATCCGCAGTCAGTGCTGCAGCTTGCTAACGCAGTCTCCGACCGTGCTTTCGCGGGGCAGGCTCGTACAGTAGAGGCACTGGATGCCGGTCCAAAAGCAGGTCAGGGCGAAGTGCAGCTTGCTTTCACCGCAACCGGTGAGGAAGAAGTTGCATACATCGCAGATTGCATGGAGGCGCAATTACGCGAATGTGAAGCAGCTGGCAACAAGCTCGATGCCGCCATCCTGGTTCGGACAAATGCTGAATCGGCTGTCTATTTAGATGCACTGTCTGAGCGGGGTGTGCCTGCAATCATCGTGGGACTCGCTGGATTGCTGCATTTGCCCGAGGTCATGGATATCACCTCGGTGATGAAGATATTGGTCGACCCCAGTTCAGACCAGGATGCTCTGCGTCTGCTGCTCAGCCCACAGGTCAATTTGGGTGCCGCAGACGTGGAGGCACTTCGCACTCGTGTAGACCAGCTGGCAATGGCAGGCAAGGACGAGTTGGCCCGAAAGAAGGGCAACCTCGAAGAGACTTCAGACTCCTCACCGCTTTCCCAGCTCGCTCGCCAGTATGACAAGCTCGTGGAAGATGCCGAAGCAGCATCGTCCGCGGTGGGGCTGGGGCACGCCATCGCCGACCCGGATATTCGTTTTTACGACGGCACCCCGCTAGCGCGCGGCAGTGTGGGAAAAAATGGGCGGTTGGTCTGCAGCGAGTCACTGAACTACACAGATGAAGCAATGGCGCGCATCGCACAGTTGGGTGCAAGCCTACGAAAACTACGTCGGTTCTCGCTGAATAAGCCTCTACCGGAACTGGTCGAGGACATCGCTACTGAGTTTGGAATTCGCGTAGAAGCAGCGGCTGGACAGTACGGTTCCGCTACCGCGATAACCAGGCCGACGACTGCGCATCTGGATAGGTTTGTCGATATCGCTGCGACGTATTCGCAAAATATCTCGGACGATGTGACAGGGTTTTTGAACTATTTGGAGTTCGCTGTCGAACACGATGATGGTTTGGAACGGGCACCTATGAACATGCCGGAAAACTGCGTCCAAATCATGACTATGCACAAGTCAAAGGGGTTGGAGTGGGAAACGGTTGCTGTCCCGGGCATCACCACCAGCAAGTTCGACAGAGTTGATTTGTCATCGTGGCTCACCAATTCAGTTCAGCTTCCTCCTGGTGCAATTACCCAAGTGGATCCGCTAACGGCTAGTGCAGAAACAACAGGGGATGCAACACAGCTTGCAGCAGGCGATTGGGCTCCCGTCGCTGATTCTGTCGATAGCAATGCCCCCGAACTGGACATATCAGGCGCAGATAACCAAACCGACCTCAACAAGGTAATCAAAGCCTACAAGGAAGAGCTGCGAGAAGTGGAGAGGGAAGAAAAACAGCGCCTCTTCTACGTTGCCATGACTCGCTCCGCGAAAAAGCTCATTGTCACTGCAAGCAGGCGGCCTAATCCGAGCTTGAAGAAACCCACCGACGTGTCGGCGGACTTCGCAGCCATCGCCACGCAATTCAGCGACTATGTGGTGTCGTGGACAGATGGGGAGGACCCTGAGGTAGAGGACACCGAAGTCGATCTGGACTGCGACACTGCGGTTGATGGGGTGGTCTGGCCCGTCGATACCCTGGGCAACCGCCGAGATAGTGTGCAGCGAGCAGCCGAAAGCGTCATGCGCTACATGGGCGAAGACCAGGATGAGCGCCCCATTGCAGGTGACCTGTCTGAGGTATGGGAAACGGAAACGACCATTCTCGTGGATGAAATCCGTCGAGCTAAGGCCGCGGAGATTCATCTACCAATGCCGACAAGCATGTCCACTAGCGAATACCAAGCCATGATTGCGGATCCGGTCGCGTTTGCTCGTCGGAAAGCACGCCCGGTGCCGTTTAAGCCAAACCGATTCGCGCGCCGAGGTACGGCATTCCACGCTTGGTTGGAGAATCGCTTCGGTGCACACAGCCTGCTGGACGATGAGGATCTCTTCGGGAATCAACTGGATGACTTCCTCGGCACAGAACAAGTCGCGTCCGAACGCGAACTTGAGAAGTTGAAGGCGAATTTCGAGGCATCCGAGTGGGCTGACCGCACGCCAGTGCATGTGGAAGTGCCGTTTGAAATTGCCATTGGGCAACGGCGGGTCGTCGGCCGAATCGACGCGGTGTTTAAGGACAACGGGAAGTGGAGCGTCATTGACTGGAAGACAGGCCAGATGCCGCGCGGAAAGGAAAGGGAAGTAGCGGCGCTACAGCTGGCGATTTACCGCTTGGCGTGGTCGGATAGGCTGCGTGAGATGGGAGTGGAAACGGCCCCCGAAGACATTGAAGCCGGGTTCTTCTATGTTTCGGCAGGACGAACGCTAATACCAGATGAAGCGCTACTGCCAAGCAGGATAGAGTTGGACAGGAAAATGCGCGAGCTGATTGGATAA
- a CDS encoding ATP-dependent DNA helicase UvrD2 produces MGPVCILAGAGTGKTRTITHRIKYLIDQGFVQPQKVLAVTFTSRAAGEMRDRLAKMGTPGVQARTFHSASLRQLRYFWPQVAGDMPWQLLDDKKFRVVAQAVRRVGLDTSKETIRDVMGEIEWAKATLAGADQYQAALREHGRTAPLSAEKIVDCYRAYEDIKTTPDGLLLDFDDLLIHTAGAMENSRAVAEEFRNQYRCFVVDEYQDVTPLQQRVLNAWLGDRDNLTVVGDANQTIYSFTGATPQYLMNFSRDYPEATVVRLQRDYRSTPQVVGLANNVIGRAQGRIAGSRLKLIGQREDGPEPTFNQYDDEPMEARATARSIKRLIDAGTPASEIAVLYRINAQSAVFEQALSEVGVAYQVRGGDGFYQRPEIRDAIAALVRVSRSSRTVPTLQGTNLLDLVKQVFAGLGMTDQEPEGTGARERWQSLRALFDLCKDIVHANTEVNIQALLGQLHTRQQAKHPPTLDGVTLASLHAAKGLEWDAVFLVGLTDGSLPIQHSLNKFDRSPAQGAEAIEEERRLFYVGITRAREHLELSWSLSRTEGGRRSRRRTRFLDELDIDVSDYSAEAQRSSRSSSSRGKRQQSKQCKGCTKPLHTDAERISGRCEECPVSADPALLEALRAWRLEMSREMTVPAFVIFSDATLLAIGEQQPTTPEELLQIPGIGEAKLNHFGEGILGIVNSFVNS; encoded by the coding sequence ATGGGGCCGGTGTGCATTCTTGCCGGAGCCGGTACAGGTAAGACCCGAACAATTACTCATCGCATCAAGTACCTCATTGACCAGGGGTTTGTGCAGCCGCAAAAGGTATTAGCGGTGACATTTACCTCGCGTGCCGCAGGGGAGATGCGCGACCGCCTGGCAAAGATGGGAACGCCTGGAGTCCAGGCGCGCACTTTCCACTCGGCATCACTTCGCCAGCTGCGCTACTTCTGGCCCCAAGTCGCCGGTGATATGCCCTGGCAGCTGTTGGATGACAAGAAATTCCGTGTTGTCGCCCAAGCAGTACGTCGAGTGGGCCTGGACACCTCTAAGGAAACAATCCGAGATGTCATGGGCGAGATTGAGTGGGCGAAGGCCACTCTGGCCGGTGCGGATCAGTACCAAGCCGCGCTGCGGGAGCATGGGCGCACGGCGCCGTTGTCCGCGGAGAAAATTGTCGATTGCTATCGCGCTTACGAGGACATAAAAACCACCCCGGACGGGCTATTGCTCGACTTCGACGACCTACTCATTCACACCGCCGGTGCGATGGAGAATTCCCGTGCAGTGGCGGAGGAATTCCGCAACCAGTATCGGTGCTTCGTCGTCGATGAGTACCAGGATGTCACCCCGTTACAGCAGCGAGTTCTCAACGCCTGGCTGGGAGACCGTGACAACCTGACAGTTGTCGGGGACGCCAACCAGACGATTTACTCTTTCACAGGCGCGACTCCGCAATACCTGATGAACTTCTCTCGGGACTACCCGGAAGCCACAGTGGTCCGCCTGCAGCGGGACTACCGATCGACCCCACAGGTCGTCGGGCTGGCCAACAATGTCATCGGCCGTGCGCAGGGACGTATCGCCGGCTCGCGGCTGAAGCTGATTGGGCAGCGTGAAGACGGCCCGGAGCCGACTTTCAATCAGTACGACGATGAGCCAATGGAAGCTCGCGCGACCGCGCGCAGCATCAAGCGACTTATCGACGCAGGTACGCCGGCATCGGAGATTGCCGTTTTGTACCGGATTAACGCACAGTCCGCAGTTTTTGAGCAGGCTTTGTCCGAGGTAGGAGTCGCCTACCAGGTTCGTGGCGGGGACGGTTTCTACCAGCGTCCCGAGATCCGCGATGCCATCGCAGCACTTGTGCGAGTTTCCCGTTCCTCACGGACTGTTCCGACATTGCAGGGCACGAATCTGTTGGATTTGGTCAAGCAGGTTTTCGCGGGTCTTGGCATGACTGACCAAGAGCCGGAAGGCACTGGTGCCAGGGAACGTTGGCAGTCACTGCGCGCCCTATTCGACCTGTGTAAGGACATCGTTCATGCCAACACCGAGGTCAATATCCAGGCGCTCCTCGGCCAATTGCACACTCGGCAGCAGGCCAAGCATCCGCCGACGCTGGATGGCGTGACGTTGGCTAGCCTGCATGCAGCCAAGGGGCTGGAGTGGGATGCGGTGTTCCTCGTTGGGCTTACCGACGGTTCGCTGCCTATCCAACATTCGCTGAATAAATTCGACCGATCTCCTGCACAGGGAGCGGAAGCCATCGAAGAAGAGCGCCGTCTGTTCTATGTCGGCATTACTCGAGCCCGTGAACATCTGGAGCTATCTTGGTCATTGTCGCGGACAGAAGGCGGCCGCAGGTCACGTCGCCGCACACGATTCCTCGATGAACTCGACATTGATGTCTCTGACTACTCGGCGGAGGCACAGCGAAGCTCAAGGAGCTCTAGTTCCCGTGGTAAGCGTCAGCAGTCCAAACAGTGCAAGGGCTGCACTAAGCCATTGCACACCGATGCGGAGCGGATCTCAGGGCGCTGTGAAGAGTGCCCGGTCAGTGCGGATCCTGCGCTACTGGAAGCATTGCGTGCATGGCGCCTGGAAATGTCGAGAGAAATGACTGTCCCCGCATTCGTGATCTTCTCCGATGCGACCCTTCTGGCCATCGGTGAGCAGCAACCGACTACGCCGGAGGAACTTCTGCAGATTCCCGGAATTGGAGAAGCGAAGCTCAATCATTTCGGCGAAGGCATCTTGGGAATCGTCAATTCTTTTGTGAATTCCTAG
- a CDS encoding zinc-dependent metalloprotease, which translates to MSSNGFGFGPNDNDDDRDDAGNNDSGQGGQGGQGGPFGFFGFPFGGMGGAGGFGFGGPGQPGSGASGKGEQPNLGDILNQFGEMFSGMGQRFQESNSGPVNYDAAERVARTRLGNPAPVKDSAREALADSLRLAELWLDDVTSLPAGVNRVEAWNSLQWLENTKSTWTRLVDPVASRMSDASLEGVPEEAREMMGPMLGIMRQMNSMSFGTQLGNALAELAQTSLTGSDLGLPLHTTGAAVLLPTHLVTLAEELEVPARDLFIYATAREAAHQRLYDRVPWLAERMISSVEEYAAGIVIDYSAIEEAARGLDIENMQDPQRMQEAMSQLQNMDLSPKIRSRNENARTRFQTLLALVEGWVDMVVTDALGERLPGAAQLDEAWRRRRATEGAEQALEKATGIDLGSPKVREATNLWHRLTTAVGIEQRDKVWDHPDFLPVAEDLDEPAAFIDSVLGGSDNDDFDPIAELEEQLRKEAEKRAAEGKDSDTDEDNSGDTDDDK; encoded by the coding sequence ATGAGTTCTAACGGATTTGGCTTTGGTCCGAACGACAATGATGACGATCGTGACGACGCTGGCAACAATGACTCCGGCCAGGGCGGTCAGGGCGGCCAGGGCGGTCCTTTCGGTTTCTTCGGGTTCCCCTTCGGTGGCATGGGCGGCGCCGGTGGCTTCGGTTTCGGCGGCCCCGGGCAGCCCGGCAGCGGCGCCTCTGGCAAAGGAGAACAGCCGAACTTGGGCGATATTCTCAACCAGTTCGGCGAGATGTTCTCCGGCATGGGGCAGCGATTCCAGGAGTCTAACTCTGGCCCTGTCAACTACGACGCGGCCGAGCGCGTTGCGCGGACCCGTCTTGGTAACCCAGCTCCGGTGAAGGACTCGGCCCGCGAGGCGCTGGCTGATTCCTTGCGCCTGGCCGAACTGTGGCTAGATGACGTCACCTCCCTTCCCGCTGGTGTCAACCGCGTAGAAGCGTGGAATAGCCTGCAGTGGTTGGAGAACACCAAGTCGACATGGACTCGCCTTGTCGATCCCGTCGCCAGCCGCATGAGTGATGCCTCCCTCGAGGGCGTTCCAGAAGAAGCTCGCGAGATGATGGGCCCGATGCTGGGCATCATGCGTCAGATGAACTCGATGAGTTTCGGTACTCAGCTAGGGAATGCGCTGGCTGAATTGGCACAGACGAGCCTGACTGGTTCTGACCTCGGGCTGCCGCTACACACCACTGGTGCGGCGGTACTGCTGCCAACACATCTAGTTACTCTCGCAGAGGAACTCGAGGTTCCAGCGCGCGATCTGTTTATCTACGCCACTGCCCGCGAAGCTGCACACCAACGTCTTTACGACCGCGTGCCATGGCTGGCTGAACGCATGATTTCCTCTGTCGAGGAGTACGCCGCTGGCATCGTCATCGACTACTCCGCGATCGAAGAGGCCGCCCGCGGTCTGGATATTGAGAACATGCAGGATCCGCAGCGTATGCAGGAGGCTATGAGTCAGCTGCAAAATATGGATCTGAGTCCGAAGATTCGTTCTCGTAACGAGAATGCTCGTACTCGTTTCCAGACGCTGCTAGCACTGGTCGAAGGGTGGGTGGACATGGTTGTCACCGATGCCCTCGGTGAGCGTCTACCGGGTGCCGCACAATTGGATGAAGCCTGGCGTCGTCGCCGCGCCACCGAAGGTGCTGAGCAGGCGCTGGAGAAGGCCACCGGCATTGACCTCGGCTCCCCCAAGGTGCGTGAGGCAACCAACTTGTGGCACCGCCTGACCACCGCTGTGGGCATCGAGCAACGTGACAAGGTCTGGGATCACCCGGACTTCCTGCCCGTAGCAGAAGATTTGGATGAACCCGCGGCCTTTATTGACTCGGTTCTTGGCGGTTCGGACAACGATGACTTCGACCCGATCGCAGAGCTTGAAGAGCAGCTGCGCAAAGAAGCCGAAAAACGCGCGGCTGAGGGCAAGGACAGTGACACCGACGAGGACAATTCTGGCGACACCGATGACGATAAGTAG